In one Shewanella loihica PV-4 genomic region, the following are encoded:
- a CDS encoding DEAD/DEAH box helicase, with amino-acid sequence MSSSEKTFRELGLSEPLLRALDELGYEKPTPIQAASIDPLMAGKDILGQAQTGTGKTGAFALPLLNAIDPNRNVPQILVLAPTRELAVQVAEAFGSYSKFMKGLHVLPIYGGQSMHQQLNALRRGPQIVVGTPGRVMDHMRRGTLKLETLNALVLDEADEMLKMGFIDDIEWILEHTPQERQLALFSATMPEQIKRVANKYLQTPVHISIAASHTTVESIEQRFVQVSQHNKLEALVRVLEVENTEGIIIFVRTRNSCVELAEKLEARGYASSPLHGDMNQQARERAVDQLKRGKLDILIATDVAARGLDVERIGHVINYDIPYDTEAYVHRIGRTGRAGRTGMAILFVTHREMRMLRTIERATKSRISPMNVPSPETVAERRLSRLGEQVSNTIDNESLDFMHGAVAQLCQQLEVDTEVLAAALLNMVQQERPLQLPPIQERQRDSRDERNSRDRGDRSDRAPRGRRESRPTPANLGQADTLKDHPDVKMCRYVLDVGRDHGVGVGNIVGAVANEANIDSRYIGQIQLFDQITSIDLPEGMPKDVLQHLKKVRVCGKPLNIREAGSEIVNASDDNRAPRRRKPVGERKSHRKGNRDNG; translated from the coding sequence ATGTCATCCAGTGAAAAAACTTTCCGCGAACTCGGCCTGTCCGAGCCTTTGTTGCGTGCTCTCGACGAGCTAGGTTATGAAAAACCTACCCCGATCCAGGCCGCCAGTATCGACCCCCTCATGGCGGGTAAAGATATTCTAGGCCAGGCGCAAACCGGTACGGGTAAAACCGGTGCCTTTGCCCTGCCCCTACTCAACGCTATCGATCCTAACCGCAACGTACCACAAATTCTGGTACTGGCGCCGACCCGCGAACTGGCGGTACAGGTTGCCGAAGCCTTCGGTAGCTACTCCAAATTTATGAAGGGCCTGCACGTACTGCCTATCTACGGCGGTCAGAGCATGCATCAACAGCTTAACGCCTTGCGTCGTGGCCCACAGATTGTCGTGGGTACACCGGGTCGTGTCATGGACCACATGCGTCGTGGCACCCTGAAGCTAGAGACACTCAACGCCTTGGTACTCGATGAGGCCGATGAAATGCTCAAGATGGGCTTTATCGACGACATAGAGTGGATCCTGGAGCACACGCCACAGGAGCGTCAACTGGCACTCTTCTCGGCCACCATGCCAGAGCAGATCAAGCGCGTCGCCAACAAGTACCTGCAAACGCCGGTACACATCAGCATCGCAGCTAGCCACACAACCGTTGAGTCTATCGAGCAGCGCTTCGTGCAGGTGTCTCAGCACAACAAACTCGAGGCCCTGGTACGCGTACTGGAAGTTGAAAACACCGAAGGTATCATCATCTTCGTGCGTACCCGTAACTCTTGTGTCGAACTGGCCGAGAAGCTGGAAGCCCGCGGTTATGCCTCATCGCCACTGCATGGTGACATGAACCAACAGGCTCGTGAGCGCGCCGTCGATCAGCTTAAGCGTGGCAAACTGGATATCCTGATCGCCACCGACGTGGCCGCCCGTGGTCTGGACGTTGAGCGTATCGGTCACGTGATCAACTATGATATCCCCTACGACACCGAAGCCTATGTACACCGTATCGGTCGTACCGGCCGCGCCGGCCGTACCGGTATGGCGATTCTGTTCGTCACCCACAGAGAGATGCGCATGCTGCGCACCATCGAGCGTGCGACCAAGAGCCGTATCTCACCGATGAACGTGCCAAGCCCTGAGACAGTGGCCGAGCGTCGTCTGTCGCGTCTGGGAGAGCAGGTTTCCAACACCATCGACAACGAGTCGCTGGACTTCATGCATGGCGCCGTTGCCCAGCTGTGTCAGCAACTGGAAGTGGACACCGAAGTACTTGCCGCCGCACTGCTCAACATGGTGCAGCAGGAGCGTCCTCTGCAGCTGCCTCCTATTCAGGAGCGTCAGCGCGATAGCCGTGACGAGCGCAACTCGCGCGACCGTGGCGACCGCTCAGATCGTGCTCCTCGTGGCCGCCGCGAATCGCGTCCGACTCCGGCAAACCTGGGCCAGGCAGATACCCTGAAAGATCATCCAGACGTCAAGATGTGCCGTTACGTGCTAGACGTGGGTCGTGACCATGGTGTGGGTGTAGGCAACATCGTCGGCGCAGTTGCCAACGAAGCCAACATCGACAGCCGTTACATAGGTCAGATCCAATTGTTCGATCAGATCACCTCGATCGACCTGCCAGAAGGCATGCCAAAGGATGTCCTGCAACACCTGAAGAAGGTTCGCGTATGTGGCAAGCCGCTAAACATCCGCGAAGCGGGCAGCGAAATTGTCAATGCCAGCGATGACAACCGTGCACCGCGTCGTCGCAAGCCTGTGGGTGAGCGCAAGTCACACCGTAAGGGCAACAGAGACAACGGCTAA
- a CDS encoding M20/M25/M40 family metallo-hydrolase: MRSPYAPVHKHYLRLAPLLSLLKLGLFTLSLLTLGLAGCAESPNDRRCGDEYRLTWSDQARLLAHVKTLSSDQFAGRKTGTDGAALARDYITNQMQLAGLTPWQGHFDHDFEYDYQFGTRLGTNIIGILPANEPSDSWRLVVAHYDHLGKQGYKLYHGADDNASGVAGMLEIAFHSARLPRDTNLMFIATDAEEPGLYGSKAFVDGLMAPDAKLKASQIQLMVNLDMIGRPARNSRIYLEGRRGFGQFEQIKARLEQTVNLCIRANHPPEAGKTIQKVDWLRASDHYPFHQAGIPWLYFGVPPHKDYHQPSDAASKIDVNFLAAVTETAYKLLIIDTYLLNN, translated from the coding sequence TTGAGAAGTCCCTACGCCCCTGTCCATAAGCACTACTTAAGGCTCGCACCACTGCTAAGTCTACTTAAGCTGGGCCTGTTCACCCTGAGCCTGCTCACACTAGGCCTGGCAGGCTGCGCCGAGAGCCCGAACGATAGGCGCTGCGGCGATGAGTATCGGCTCACCTGGAGCGATCAAGCACGGCTCCTCGCCCACGTAAAGACCCTCAGCAGCGATCAATTCGCCGGACGTAAGACAGGCACAGATGGCGCCGCCCTGGCCAGAGATTACATAACCAATCAGATGCAGCTGGCGGGTCTCACCCCCTGGCAGGGCCATTTCGATCACGACTTTGAGTACGACTATCAGTTCGGCACTCGCCTTGGCACCAACATCATAGGCATATTGCCGGCAAACGAGCCCAGCGACAGTTGGCGTCTGGTGGTCGCCCACTATGATCATCTGGGCAAGCAGGGCTATAAGCTCTATCACGGCGCCGACGATAACGCCTCGGGTGTCGCCGGCATGCTTGAGATAGCCTTTCATAGCGCACGCCTGCCAAGAGATACCAACCTGATGTTTATCGCCACCGACGCCGAAGAGCCGGGCCTCTATGGTTCCAAGGCCTTTGTCGATGGCCTGATGGCGCCGGATGCCAAGCTCAAGGCCAGTCAAATCCAGCTGATGGTCAACCTGGACATGATTGGCCGCCCCGCGCGCAACAGCCGTATTTACCTGGAGGGCCGCCGTGGATTTGGCCAGTTCGAGCAGATCAAGGCCCGGCTGGAGCAGACGGTCAATCTTTGTATTCGCGCCAATCATCCCCCGGAAGCGGGCAAGACGATACAGAAGGTCGATTGGTTAAGAGCCTCAGATCATTATCCTTTTCATCAGGCGGGCATCCCCTGGCTCTACTTCGGCGTGCCGCCCCACAAGGATTACCACCAACCCAGTGACGCGGCGAGTAAGATAGATGTTAATTTTCTGGCCGCTGTTACGGAAACCGCCTATAAACTGTTAATAATTGACACTTATCTCTTGAATAACTAA
- the uvrA gene encoding excinuclease ABC subunit UvrA: MDKIEVRGARTHNLKNINLTIPRDKLIVITGLSGSGKSSLAFDTLYAEGQRRYVESLSAYARQFLSLMEKPDVDHIEGLSPAISIEQKSTSHNPRSTVGTITEIYDYLRLLFARVGEPRCPTHNQPLAAQTVSQMVDKVLTLPEGSRQMLLAPVINDRKGEHVKLLDSLAAQGFIRARIDGEVCDLSDPPALELHVKHTIEVVVDRFKVRDDLQQRLAESFETALELSGGIATVASMDGDSEELLFSANFACTHCGYSMAELEPRIFSFNNPAGACPTCDGLGVQQFFDADRVITNTELSLAGGAIRGWDRRNFYYFQMLTSLAEHYKFDVEAPFEKLSAKIRNIVLHGSGKESIAFKYINDRGDVVVRNHPFEGILNNMDRRYRETESNAVREELAKYINTQACSSCGGSRLREEARHVFIEDLNLPRLTDWSIGEAMEYFEQLSLTGQRAQIAEKILKEVRDRLGFLVNVGLNYLSLSRSADTLSGGEAQRIRLASQIGAGLVGVMYVLDEPSIGLHQRDNERLLNTLIHLRDLGNTVIVVEHDEDAIRMADHIIDIGPGAGVHGGQVICDGPLKEIVACDESVTGQYISGKKQIHISEKRAQYDASKVIELFGASGNNLKQVDLTIPVGLFTCVTGVSGSGKSTLINDTFYKIAHRQLNGATVDEPAPYKKVAGMDHCDKVVDIDQSPIGRTPRSNPATYTGIFTPIRELFAATQEARTRGYKPGRFSFNVKGGRCEACQGDGLIKVEMHFLPDVYVPCDSCKSKRYNRETLEVRYKGKNIHEVLEMTVEEAREFFDAVPAIARKLQTLMEVGLSYIGLGQSATTLSGGEAQRVKLAKELSKRDTGKTLYILDEPTTGLHFADIQLLLDVLHRLKAHGNTIVVIEHNLDVIKTADWIVDLGPEGGSGGGTILVSGTPEQVAEHPSSHTARFLKPLLKG, encoded by the coding sequence ATGGACAAGATTGAAGTTCGTGGCGCCCGCACCCACAATCTCAAAAACATCAACCTTACGATCCCCAGAGATAAGCTTATTGTGATCACTGGCCTGTCGGGTTCAGGAAAATCCTCACTCGCCTTCGACACCCTCTACGCCGAGGGCCAGCGTCGTTATGTCGAATCCTTGTCGGCTTATGCGCGCCAGTTCCTCAGCCTGATGGAGAAGCCAGATGTGGATCATATCGAGGGCCTGAGTCCGGCGATCTCAATCGAACAAAAATCGACCTCCCATAACCCACGCTCCACCGTGGGCACCATCACAGAGATCTACGACTACCTGCGTCTGCTGTTTGCCCGTGTCGGCGAGCCGAGATGTCCGACCCACAACCAACCACTGGCGGCGCAGACCGTCAGCCAGATGGTCGACAAGGTACTCACCCTGCCAGAGGGCAGCCGGCAGATGCTGCTGGCCCCTGTGATCAACGATCGTAAGGGCGAGCACGTCAAGCTGCTGGACAGCCTGGCGGCCCAGGGCTTTATCCGCGCCCGTATCGACGGCGAGGTGTGCGACCTGTCCGATCCTCCAGCCCTTGAGCTTCACGTAAAGCACACTATCGAGGTGGTGGTGGATCGCTTCAAGGTGCGTGACGATCTGCAGCAGCGCCTGGCGGAATCCTTCGAGACCGCGCTGGAACTCTCTGGCGGCATCGCCACCGTCGCCTCCATGGACGGCGACAGCGAAGAGCTGCTGTTCTCGGCCAACTTTGCCTGTACCCACTGTGGTTACTCCATGGCGGAGCTTGAGCCGCGCATCTTCTCCTTCAACAACCCGGCCGGTGCCTGCCCTACCTGTGATGGCCTAGGCGTGCAGCAATTTTTCGATGCCGACAGGGTGATCACCAACACCGAACTCTCACTGGCCGGCGGCGCGATCCGCGGCTGGGACAGACGCAACTTCTACTATTTCCAGATGCTCACCTCGCTAGCGGAGCACTATAAGTTCGATGTCGAGGCGCCGTTTGAGAAGCTGAGCGCCAAGATCCGTAACATAGTGCTGCACGGCTCGGGCAAGGAGAGCATAGCGTTCAAATACATTAACGATCGCGGCGACGTGGTGGTGCGTAACCATCCCTTCGAAGGGATCCTCAACAACATGGACAGACGCTACCGCGAGACTGAGTCTAACGCGGTGCGTGAAGAACTGGCTAAATACATCAACACTCAGGCCTGTAGCAGCTGTGGCGGCTCGCGCCTGCGTGAAGAGGCTCGCCATGTGTTTATCGAAGACCTTAACCTGCCGAGACTCACAGACTGGTCTATCGGCGAGGCGATGGAGTATTTCGAGCAGCTGAGCCTGACCGGTCAGCGGGCACAGATCGCCGAGAAGATCCTTAAGGAGGTGCGCGATCGTCTCGGCTTCCTGGTCAACGTCGGCCTCAACTACCTGAGCCTGTCGCGCTCGGCCGACACCCTGTCTGGCGGCGAGGCCCAGCGTATCCGTCTGGCCAGCCAAATCGGCGCCGGCTTAGTCGGCGTCATGTATGTGCTGGATGAACCCTCCATCGGCCTGCACCAGAGAGATAACGAGCGCCTGCTTAACACCTTGATCCACTTGCGGGATCTCGGCAACACTGTCATCGTGGTCGAACACGACGAAGACGCCATTCGCATGGCGGATCATATTATCGACATCGGCCCGGGCGCCGGGGTGCATGGCGGTCAGGTGATCTGCGACGGCCCGCTCAAGGAGATCGTCGCCTGCGACGAGTCGGTCACAGGCCAATATATCTCGGGTAAGAAGCAGATCCATATCAGCGAGAAACGCGCCCAGTACGATGCCAGCAAGGTAATCGAACTCTTCGGCGCCTCGGGCAACAACCTCAAGCAGGTCGACCTCACCATTCCCGTCGGCCTGTTTACCTGTGTCACCGGGGTATCGGGCTCGGGCAAGTCGACCCTGATCAACGACACCTTCTACAAGATCGCCCATCGCCAGCTCAACGGCGCCACGGTCGATGAACCCGCGCCTTATAAGAAAGTCGCAGGCATGGATCACTGCGACAAAGTAGTGGATATCGACCAGAGCCCCATCGGCCGCACGCCGCGCTCTAACCCGGCTACCTATACGGGGATCTTTACCCCGATCCGCGAGCTGTTTGCCGCCACCCAAGAGGCGAGAACCCGTGGCTACAAGCCGGGGCGTTTCTCCTTTAACGTCAAGGGCGGACGCTGCGAGGCCTGTCAGGGTGACGGCCTAATCAAGGTGGAGATGCACTTCCTGCCGGATGTGTATGTGCCCTGTGACAGCTGTAAGAGCAAGCGCTATAACCGCGAGACCCTGGAGGTGCGCTACAAGGGCAAGAATATCCACGAGGTACTGGAGATGACAGTCGAGGAGGCGCGCGAGTTCTTCGACGCCGTGCCGGCCATCGCCCGCAAGCTACAGACGCTGATGGAGGTCGGTCTCTCCTACATCGGCCTGGGCCAAAGTGCCACCACCCTCTCTGGTGGTGAGGCTCAAAGGGTTAAGCTGGCCAAGGAGCTGTCGAAACGCGATACCGGCAAGACCCTCTACATTCTGGATGAGCCAACCACGGGTCTGCATTTTGCCGATATTCAGCTGCTGCTGGATGTGCTGCATCGCCTCAAGGCCCATGGCAACACCATAGTGGTTATCGAGCATAACCTGGATGTGATCAAGACGGCGGACTGGATCGTCGACCTCGGCCCAGAGGGCGGCTCCGGCGGCGGCACCATACTGGTCAGCGGCACACCTGAGCAGGTCGCCGAGCATCCAAGCTCCCACACGGCGCGCTTCCTCAAGCCGCTGTTAAAGGGCTAA
- a CDS encoding MFS transporter: MANNGLSKTEKKVAFSLASVFGLRMMGLFMIMPVFALYGQHLEGFSPLWVGIAIGAYGLTQAILQIPMGILSDRYGRKPIILIGLALFALGSLLAASADSIYGVVAGRALQGMGAIAAAVLALAADLTRDEQRTKVMAIIGMCIGFSFALSLLVGPIVAEHLGLSGLFAMTAGLALLGMVIVQLLVPNPIGQAPKGDTVAAPAKLKAMLTDPQLFRLDAGIFILHLVLTAVFVALPLDLVDAGLVKEKHWMLYFPAFVGAFFLMVPLIIIGVKKKNTKATFQIALLIMIAALAAMALFANSLVVLSVAVVLFFTGFNYLEASLPSLIAKFCPVGDKGSAMGVYSTSQFLGAFCGGLLGGGAYQLLGAAGVFAVALGLMCIWLLLTLGMQNPILLKSYTLEAEVEGKEQARAMATELSQLPGVAEAIVVLEEKVAYLKVDEHFDLRQARAVLGSSN, from the coding sequence ATGGCCAATAATGGACTGTCTAAGACTGAGAAAAAAGTCGCGTTTTCACTAGCCAGTGTATTTGGGCTACGCATGATGGGCTTGTTTATGATCATGCCTGTCTTTGCGTTGTACGGACAACACCTTGAGGGATTCTCTCCCCTGTGGGTGGGGATTGCCATCGGGGCCTATGGCCTAACCCAGGCCATCTTGCAGATCCCCATGGGGATCCTATCGGACAGATATGGCCGCAAGCCTATCATTCTTATCGGCCTGGCCCTGTTTGCGCTGGGCAGTCTGCTGGCCGCCTCGGCCGATTCTATCTATGGCGTCGTCGCCGGACGAGCCCTACAGGGGATGGGGGCGATAGCCGCCGCCGTGTTGGCCCTGGCCGCCGACCTGACCCGTGACGAGCAACGCACTAAGGTGATGGCCATCATAGGCATGTGCATCGGCTTCTCCTTCGCGCTCTCTCTGCTGGTGGGGCCGATCGTGGCCGAGCATCTTGGTCTGTCGGGTCTGTTTGCGATGACGGCCGGTCTCGCCCTGTTGGGGATGGTGATAGTGCAGCTGCTGGTGCCTAACCCCATAGGTCAGGCGCCCAAAGGCGATACCGTCGCCGCGCCAGCCAAGCTCAAGGCGATGCTCACCGATCCGCAGCTGTTCCGCTTGGATGCGGGTATCTTCATCCTGCATCTGGTGTTAACCGCCGTATTTGTCGCGCTGCCGCTGGATCTGGTCGATGCCGGCCTGGTGAAAGAGAAGCACTGGATGCTCTATTTCCCCGCCTTCGTGGGGGCCTTCTTCCTCATGGTGCCGCTGATCATCATAGGGGTGAAGAAGAAAAACACTAAGGCGACCTTCCAGATTGCCCTGCTTATCATGATCGCCGCCCTGGCTGCCATGGCGCTGTTTGCCAACAGCCTGGTGGTGCTGAGCGTTGCCGTGGTGCTCTTCTTCACCGGTTTCAACTATCTCGAAGCATCCCTGCCAAGCCTAATCGCTAAGTTCTGCCCCGTGGGCGACAAGGGATCGGCCATGGGGGTCTACTCTACCAGTCAGTTCCTCGGCGCCTTCTGTGGAGGCCTGCTGGGTGGCGGCGCCTATCAGCTGCTGGGAGCCGCCGGTGTGTTCGCGGTGGCACTGGGCCTGATGTGTATATGGCTGCTGCTAACATTGGGGATGCAAAACCCCATACTGTTAAAGAGTTACACCCTGGAAGCCGAGGTGGAAGGTAAGGAGCAGGCCCGCGCTATGGCGACCGAGCTATCGCAGCTGCCCGGCGTGGCCGAGGCCATTGTGGTGCTTGAGGAGAAGGTCGCTTATTTAAAAGTTGATGAGCATTTCGATTTGAGACAGGCGCGAGCTGTGTTAGGCTCTTCCAATTAA
- a CDS encoding single-stranded DNA-binding protein gives MASRGVNKVILVGNLGKDPEVRYMPNGNAVANFTVATSESWKDQQGQMQERTEWHNIVMYRRLAEIAGEYLKKGSKVYLEGKLQTSKWQDQQTGQDRYKTEINVNEMQMLDSRGQGQGGQGGQQGYGAPQQQNQYAPQQSAPAARPQQPQHSAPQGGYGAQQQAAPQQQGYGAQPQQAPAYAPKPQAAPQQQAPQQRPAPQPQQNFTPDLDDGWDDDIPF, from the coding sequence ATGGCCAGTCGTGGTGTCAATAAGGTAATTTTGGTCGGTAACCTAGGGAAAGATCCCGAAGTTCGTTACATGCCAAACGGCAACGCCGTAGCCAACTTTACAGTGGCGACCAGTGAGTCTTGGAAAGACCAGCAAGGTCAGATGCAAGAACGTACAGAATGGCACAACATTGTAATGTACCGTCGTCTTGCGGAGATCGCCGGTGAGTACCTGAAGAAGGGCTCGAAAGTGTATCTGGAAGGTAAACTGCAGACCAGCAAGTGGCAGGATCAGCAGACCGGACAAGATCGCTACAAGACAGAGATCAACGTTAACGAGATGCAGATGCTGGATAGCCGTGGCCAAGGCCAAGGCGGTCAGGGTGGCCAACAAGGTTACGGTGCGCCGCAACAGCAAAACCAATACGCACCACAGCAGTCGGCGCCAGCCGCGCGTCCACAGCAGCCGCAACACTCGGCTCCTCAAGGTGGGTACGGTGCCCAGCAACAGGCAGCACCACAGCAGCAAGGTTATGGCGCTCAACCACAGCAGGCCCCTGCCTATGCACCTAAGCCGCAGGCGGCTCCACAACAGCAAGCGCCGCAGCAGCGTCCAGCACCTCAGCCACAGCAGAACTTCACGCCGGATCTGGATGACGGTTGGGACGACGATATCCCGTTCTAG
- the dusA gene encoding tRNA dihydrouridine(20/20a) synthase DusA, translating to MSSATMPTAINRTFSIAPMLDWTDRHYRYFARLMSSELLLYTEMVTTGAIIHGKGDYLAYNQEEHPLALQLGGSNPEDLAKCAKLAAERGYDEVNLNVGCPSDRVQNGRFGACLMAEPDLVAQCVAAMNEVVDIPVTVKTRIGIDEQDSYEFLTEFVDKVSAAGCDTFIIHARKAWLQGLSPKENREIPELDYDRVYRLKQDYPQLSISINGGVKTLEECGEHLKQLDGVMVGREAYQNPYLLAQVDQQLCGLDKPVLSRDAVLENMIPYIEKHLVSGGRLNHITRHMTGLYQGEAGSRAWRRYLSENAHKPGAGIAVVHEARASMELK from the coding sequence ATGTCATCTGCCACTATGCCAACTGCTATTAATCGTACCTTCTCCATTGCGCCCATGCTCGATTGGACCGACAGGCATTACCGCTATTTCGCGCGCCTGATGTCTTCCGAGTTGCTGCTCTATACCGAGATGGTGACGACCGGGGCGATCATTCATGGCAAGGGCGATTATCTGGCCTATAACCAGGAGGAGCATCCGCTGGCGCTGCAGCTAGGGGGATCCAATCCTGAGGATTTGGCTAAGTGTGCCAAGCTGGCGGCAGAGCGCGGCTATGATGAGGTCAACCTCAATGTGGGCTGCCCGTCGGATCGCGTGCAGAATGGCCGTTTCGGTGCCTGCCTGATGGCCGAGCCTGATCTGGTGGCTCAGTGCGTGGCGGCGATGAATGAGGTGGTGGATATTCCGGTAACGGTGAAGACCCGCATCGGCATCGACGAGCAGGACAGCTATGAGTTTCTTACCGAGTTCGTCGACAAGGTGAGCGCGGCTGGCTGTGACACCTTTATTATTCATGCCCGCAAGGCCTGGTTGCAGGGGCTGAGTCCCAAGGAGAACCGCGAGATCCCCGAGCTCGACTATGACAGGGTGTATCGTCTCAAGCAGGATTACCCTCAGCTGAGCATCTCCATCAATGGTGGGGTCAAGACACTTGAAGAGTGCGGCGAGCACCTCAAACAGCTAGACGGCGTCATGGTGGGCCGCGAAGCCTATCAAAATCCTTATCTGTTGGCTCAGGTGGATCAGCAGCTGTGCGGCCTGGACAAGCCAGTGCTGAGCAGAGATGCCGTTTTGGAGAATATGATTCCCTATATAGAGAAACATCTAGTGTCCGGTGGCCGCCTGAATCATATTACCCGTCACATGACAGGTTTGTACCAGGGCGAGGCGGGTTCGCGCGCCTGGCGTCGTTATTTGAGCGAGAATGCTCATAAGCCTGGTGCCGGTATCGCCGTGGTGCATGAGGCCAGAGCCAGCATGGAACTCAAATAA
- a CDS encoding PspC domain-containing protein, translating to MNIDDLVRRLKNPRSMVCGVAAMTADKFAWSCLWTRVVWAVAAFMNPAFVLLVYFVLALVLPKWKPGY from the coding sequence ATGAATATCGATGATCTGGTAAGAAGGCTAAAAAATCCCCGCAGCATGGTGTGTGGTGTGGCGGCGATGACGGCAGACAAATTTGCCTGGTCTTGCCTATGGACTCGCGTCGTGTGGGCCGTGGCAGCCTTTATGAATCCGGCCTTCGTCTTGTTAGTGTATTTTGTATTGGCACTCGTTCTGCCGAAATGGAAACCAGGCTACTAG
- a CDS encoding enoyl-CoA hydratase, whose translation MSNIQFQDEQGVRIITINRPDKRNALNLEMYARLTEYLIQGESDNGINAFLLKGEGDCFTSGNDVADFLKNSDLGQNHPTVRFLFTLLDLTKPLVAAVAGPAVGIGTTLLLHCDLVYADNTAKFQLPFVNLALVPEAGASLLLPRLVGQTKASELLLLGEPFDAQSALSMGLINDLLPSDELMSHAMSQSIKLAKKPPQALRASRRLIRGDSELIREQMQKELEEFAVRLQSDEAKAQFNAFLSR comes from the coding sequence ATGAGTAACATTCAATTTCAGGATGAGCAGGGCGTACGCATCATCACGATCAATCGCCCCGACAAACGCAACGCGCTTAACCTTGAGATGTATGCTCGGCTCACAGAATACCTTATCCAAGGGGAGTCAGACAACGGAATTAACGCCTTTCTCCTCAAAGGCGAAGGCGATTGTTTCACCTCGGGTAACGATGTTGCCGACTTTTTAAAAAATAGTGACTTAGGACAGAATCATCCTACCGTCAGGTTCCTGTTCACCCTGCTGGATCTCACTAAACCTCTGGTCGCCGCCGTGGCCGGTCCTGCGGTCGGCATAGGCACGACTCTGCTGCTGCATTGCGACCTGGTATATGCCGATAACACCGCCAAGTTTCAGCTACCTTTCGTCAATCTGGCGCTGGTGCCCGAGGCCGGTGCCAGCCTTCTACTGCCCCGCCTGGTCGGACAAACCAAGGCCAGCGAATTGCTGCTGCTCGGTGAGCCCTTCGATGCCCAGAGCGCCCTGTCCATGGGGCTTATCAACGATCTGCTGCCAAGCGATGAGTTGATGAGTCATGCCATGAGCCAAAGCATCAAGCTGGCGAAGAAGCCACCTCAGGCACTCAGAGCCAGTCGCAGGCTAATACGCGGCGACAGCGAACTTATCAGAGAGCAGATGCAAAAAGAGTTGGAAGAGTTTGCCGTTCGGTTGCAAAGCGATGAGGCCAAGGCGCAATTTAACGCCTTCCTGAGCAGATAA
- a CDS encoding copper chaperone PCu(A)C, producing the protein MKQIFKHAFNFVLLSCTSFSVLANVMFVDGYVRAMPPSVPNTAAYFTLMNHGPEVDLVGVDTEVADEAQLHTLVEEEGVVKMRQLPKFTLASHANLELMPSGKHVMLLGLKKPLTEGQEVVLRLKFSDGSEQQLTLPVSKQAIATQDDGEHHHHH; encoded by the coding sequence TTGAAACAGATTTTCAAACACGCGTTTAATTTTGTCCTGCTATCATGCACTTCATTTTCCGTATTGGCAAACGTCATGTTTGTCGATGGCTATGTCAGGGCCATGCCGCCGAGCGTGCCCAATACCGCCGCCTATTTCACTCTGATGAACCATGGGCCCGAGGTCGATCTAGTAGGCGTTGACACAGAGGTAGCCGACGAGGCGCAGCTACACACTCTGGTGGAAGAAGAGGGCGTAGTGAAGATGCGCCAACTCCCCAAATTTACCCTGGCCAGCCACGCTAACCTGGAGCTCATGCCCTCGGGTAAGCACGTGATGCTGCTGGGTTTAAAAAAACCGCTGACGGAAGGACAGGAAGTGGTGTTAAGGCTAAAGTTTAGCGATGGCAGCGAGCAGCAGCTAACGCTGCCGGTGAGCAAGCAAGCGATAGCGACACAAGATGATGGCGAGCACCATCACCACCATTAA